A segment of the Sanyastnella coralliicola genome:
ACTACCTAGGTCACCTAACAGAGGCAGATGGGGAGCAGTACAAGATCTACAAGAAGCAATATACTTCTGGAGGAGCAATGCTCGCTTTCACAGTAAAGGGAGGAGAGCCTGAGGCATTCCGTTTCTTGAATGCGTTGAATTTAGTGCACCTAGCGGTGAGCCTTGGATCTACGGAAAGCTTGGCAGAGCACCCAGCAACTATGACTCACGCCGACGTTGATCCTGTACTCAAGGAGCGCATGGGCATCAATGGAAGCCTAGTGCGTTTATCTGTTGGAGTGGAGTATCATGAAGACCTTATCGCTGACCTTGCTCAAGCCCTAGAGAAAGTGTAAATTGTACACTTATTAGATAAGTCAAGCGCTAAATGTTGATATAAATCGCCCCCACAAAGCTGGGAAACAAGCGATTCAGATTAACTTCGCACCGTGGAGCTGTTGGTGGTTCTAGATAATACCACTAATTTTGCGCCCGTTTTAACCGGGTACGGTATGTTACCGCACCTCAAAAAAATACTACGATTTGGACATTTTTGAACGAATCAAAAACAACCGCGGGCCGCTAGGGCAGCACGCGAAAGAGTCTCATGGTTACTTCACTTTCCCTAAGTTGGAAGGGCCTATTTCTAACCGCATGCAGTTCCGTGGGAAGGATGTACTCGTATGGAGTATCAACAACTACCTCGGACTTGCAAACCACCCTGAAGTGCGTAAGGCAGATGCCGATGCAGCTGCTGAGTGGGGTATGGCGTACCCAATGGGTGCCCGTATGATGTCAGGTCAGACGAAGTACCACGAGCAACTAGAATCTCAGATCGCTGAGTTCATGCAAAAAGATGATGCATTCTTGTTGAACTACGGTTACCAAGGGTGTATGAGTGCTATCGAAGCGCTTGTAGATCGTCACGATGTTATCGTTTACGATTCAGAATCTCACGCATGTATGGTGGATGGAGTTCGCCTTCACCAAGGAAAGCGCTTTGTTTTCCAGCACAACGACATGGAGAGCTTTGTAAAGCAGCTTGATCGCGCTAAGAATCTAACTGAGCAAACTGGAGGTGGAATCCTCGTTGTTACTGAAGGTGTCTTCGGTATGGCAGGTGACCAAGGAAAGTTGGCTGAAATCGTTGCATTCAAACAAGAGTACGGATTCCGTCTCTTCGTTGATGATGCACACGGGTTCGGTACGATCGGTGAGAACGGACGCGGGGCAGGAGATGCTCAAGGTGTTCAGGATGAAATCGATGTGTACTTCGGAACATTTGCAAAGTCGATGGCAACAGTAGGTGCCTTCGTAGCAGGTGACGAGCATGTGATTGATTACCTACGCTACAACATGCGTTCTCAAACATTCGCGAAGTCATTGCCAATGCCAATCGTTATTGGTGCGATGAAGCGTTTGGAGATGATCACAACGCAGTCTCAATTCAAAGACAACCTTTGGAAAATCGCAAACGCGCTTCAAGGTGGTCTGAAAGAAGCAGGATTCAACATTGGTGAAACTAACTCTGCGGTGACTCCAGTATTCCTTTCAGGAGGACTAGGAGAAGCAACAAATTTGACACTAGACCTTCGTGAGAATCACGGAATCTTCTGTTCTATCGTTGTTTACCCAGTGGTACCAAAAGACACAATCATGCTTCGCTTGATCCCAACAGCAGTTCACACACTTGAAGACGTGGAATACACGATCGAGACTTTCAAGAAGGTTCAGACCAAATTGAAGGCAGGTGAGTACGTGAGCGAAGGGATCGCTAGCTGGACATAAAAAACTGACCTGCGAAAGCTATAACTTGCAGGCATGCGCTATTTCCTTAGACTCGCTTACCGCGGAACCAACTATGTTGGTTGGCAGATCCAACCCAACGGAGAAACCGTTCAAGGAACCATTGAGAAGGCGCTACAGACATACTTAAGAATGGAGGTAAAAACCATGGGCTGTGGCCGCACCGATACCGGTGTCCACGCTAGTGAGTTTTACCTCCATTTTGATTTTGAGCCCTTGGAAGACCCGGCACAGTTGGTTTACAAGCTCAATCATCTCCTCCCTGAAGACATCGCGATCTTCGATTGTATCCCAGTCGGTGACGATGACCATGCCCGATTCGGCGCTAGCCAACGAACCTACCAT
Coding sequences within it:
- a CDS encoding aminotransferase class I/II-fold pyridoxal phosphate-dependent enzyme, yielding MDIFERIKNNRGPLGQHAKESHGYFTFPKLEGPISNRMQFRGKDVLVWSINNYLGLANHPEVRKADADAAAEWGMAYPMGARMMSGQTKYHEQLESQIAEFMQKDDAFLLNYGYQGCMSAIEALVDRHDVIVYDSESHACMVDGVRLHQGKRFVFQHNDMESFVKQLDRAKNLTEQTGGGILVVTEGVFGMAGDQGKLAEIVAFKQEYGFRLFVDDAHGFGTIGENGRGAGDAQGVQDEIDVYFGTFAKSMATVGAFVAGDEHVIDYLRYNMRSQTFAKSLPMPIVIGAMKRLEMITTQSQFKDNLWKIANALQGGLKEAGFNIGETNSAVTPVFLSGGLGEATNLTLDLRENHGIFCSIVVYPVVPKDTIMLRLIPTAVHTLEDVEYTIETFKKVQTKLKAGEYVSEGIASWT